A DNA window from Pseudarthrobacter sp. W1I19 contains the following coding sequences:
- a CDS encoding heparinase II/III family protein: MTSNIPTTATRETPLAAAWSSKAAPPELAGLLRGAGERIRVRPAGEGAWEKVPADTLSALHRQACEERGTPWPQPLVSHYARYFRDGNRAAYEGLVAARQQRLTRAAVMCLLPDTHRLADADPTPAADADREASDWLDEVIDGAYLLCEQSSWSWAAHDDVFSRSGEVVPRKSRPYLDLGAGEVAAQLAWLDHLLGDRLDIRAPGLRRRIREETAERVIHPFLERLDWHWLGLDGNVHNWNPWIHSNLLAAAIFLLDDPNEQARTVTRCIEGLDRFLSSLPADGAIDEGFAYWWNGAGRMLEGLALLEDATGGALDADLPVIRELVAFPHRMHIGGDWFLNVADGPARAAKALPWDMLHRWAVRLGDRDAARHAAACVQAGPEAAAGLGRVLHSLLNAADAPTPTHPPLVPFTYLPSVQIMAAREQGGTEKGLFLAAKGGHNGEHHNHRDVGSVVVAVDGVPLLVDAGQPTYTAKTFGPDRYDIRAMQSAWHSVPAPFGLEQGTGAEFAAEVLNAPDPTDPTLQLALGAAYGFRPDQWVRTASLDRKTRKAIVEDCWDLGRPPESGTSDVDITYLAAGTVTVGHGTATVRPAGIPAAETSRGAVLRWEPAAAVVLVDEWLLDDPLLADIWGAKLTRLRFRLPAADLPPHSTNADHPSAAGAFTLTVEATP, encoded by the coding sequence ATGACCTCCAACATCCCGACCACGGCCACCCGGGAAACGCCCCTGGCCGCTGCCTGGAGCAGCAAGGCCGCGCCGCCTGAACTGGCCGGATTGCTTCGTGGTGCCGGCGAGCGCATCCGCGTGCGGCCGGCAGGGGAGGGGGCATGGGAAAAAGTTCCCGCTGATACACTTTCGGCACTGCACCGGCAGGCATGCGAAGAGCGGGGCACTCCCTGGCCGCAGCCCCTTGTCTCGCACTACGCCCGCTACTTCCGGGACGGGAACCGCGCCGCTTACGAAGGACTGGTCGCGGCACGCCAGCAGCGGCTCACCCGGGCGGCAGTGATGTGTTTGCTCCCGGACACACACAGGCTGGCGGACGCGGACCCCACCCCGGCTGCGGATGCGGACAGGGAAGCGTCCGACTGGCTCGACGAAGTGATCGACGGGGCGTACCTCCTGTGCGAGCAAAGCTCCTGGAGCTGGGCCGCGCACGATGACGTTTTTTCCCGCTCCGGGGAGGTGGTGCCGCGCAAATCCCGGCCGTACCTGGACCTGGGAGCAGGGGAGGTTGCAGCCCAGCTTGCCTGGCTGGACCACCTCCTGGGCGACCGCCTGGACATCAGGGCTCCCGGCCTGCGGCGCCGCATCCGGGAGGAGACCGCGGAACGTGTGATCCACCCCTTCCTGGAGCGCCTTGACTGGCATTGGCTGGGGCTGGACGGCAACGTCCACAACTGGAACCCCTGGATCCACTCCAACCTGCTCGCGGCCGCGATTTTCCTTCTCGACGATCCAAACGAACAGGCTCGAACAGTGACCCGCTGCATCGAGGGGCTGGACCGCTTCCTGAGCTCCCTGCCGGCGGACGGTGCGATCGATGAGGGCTTCGCCTACTGGTGGAACGGGGCCGGGAGGATGCTCGAAGGGCTTGCCCTGCTGGAGGATGCCACCGGCGGTGCGCTCGACGCGGACCTTCCGGTGATCCGCGAACTGGTGGCCTTCCCGCACCGGATGCACATCGGCGGGGACTGGTTCCTGAACGTCGCCGACGGTCCTGCCCGCGCAGCCAAGGCGCTGCCGTGGGACATGCTGCACCGCTGGGCAGTGCGCCTGGGTGACCGGGACGCCGCACGGCATGCCGCGGCTTGTGTGCAGGCCGGGCCGGAGGCGGCGGCAGGCCTGGGCCGGGTCCTCCACTCACTCCTGAACGCCGCCGATGCTCCCACGCCTACACACCCGCCGCTGGTTCCCTTCACCTACCTGCCGTCCGTGCAGATCATGGCGGCGCGCGAGCAGGGTGGCACCGAAAAGGGCCTGTTCCTGGCGGCCAAGGGCGGACACAACGGCGAACACCACAACCACCGCGATGTGGGTTCGGTGGTGGTTGCGGTTGACGGAGTTCCGCTGCTGGTTGACGCCGGCCAGCCCACCTACACGGCAAAAACCTTCGGCCCGGACCGCTACGACATCCGGGCCATGCAGAGTGCCTGGCACAGCGTTCCGGCACCTTTTGGCCTGGAGCAGGGCACCGGCGCAGAGTTTGCGGCCGAGGTGTTGAACGCTCCCGATCCCACGGACCCCACGCTGCAGCTGGCGCTCGGCGCCGCCTACGGTTTCCGTCCGGACCAGTGGGTCCGCACCGCATCGCTGGACAGGAAAACCCGAAAGGCGATTGTTGAGGACTGCTGGGATCTTGGCCGTCCGCCGGAAAGCGGAACGTCCGACGTCGACATCACCTACCTTGCCGCCGGCACCGTCACCGTGGGGCATGGCACGGCCACGGTCCGGCCCGCGGGCATCCCCGCCGCCGAGACCAGTCGCGGAGCCGTCCTGCGCTGGGAGCCGGCCGCCGCCGTCGTCCTCGTTGACGAGTGGCTGCTGGACGATCCCCTTCTCGCGGACATCTGGGGCGCCAAGCTCACCCGCCTGCGCTTCCGTCTGCCCGCCGCGGACCTGCCCCCGCACTCAACAAACGCTGACCATCCCAGCGCCGCCGGCGCATTCACCCTCACCGTGGAGGCCACGCCATGA
- a CDS encoding DUF2264 domain-containing protein, translating to MPTTAPPVSLALPPLDRRLSPYTGLTRDHWCAYADYLLRSAHRHATDDHANLHLPGANSSYGPRSDSLEAFARTFLLASFRIKGDPEGTGWIAEWYARGLDAGTNPANQDRWPTPGELGQAKVEAASLAAGLALTREVLWDKLPQRVQEQLIAWFETVIGEEYPPINWVWFQIVVETFLASVGGKYSDEDIDAGLAIHDSLYRRHGWFADGPERAYDHYVGWAFQVYPQLWELMAPEDPRVKARAKLDGDRLADFLDDAVHLVGANGAPLIQGRSLIYRFAAAAPFWVGELSGHSRLSPGLSRRAASGILDYFVKRGSITDDGLLSIGFHGEFPGMKQSYSGAGSPYWAAKGMLGLALPADHPAWTAVEEPLPVEVSDTHRLLAAPGWQVDGTVADGVVRIRNHGTDHANAGVAVADSPLYARLGYSTSTFPDLEPESLDNAVVLVDGDGKPTHRTGFEYLGQQDLDGVLVGVSRGTVNWIAVDPNAGPDHGSGAKGTATPGPEVTVVSATRGAAELRLVRVRGAASAPAATLRMGGWPVDAESGMVSEIRPVAGFSSPLDDAGTWRRDEPHPMGEQLTIPWIGTSGAAHDGDYAAVVILAGEGSADTHVRFVPAGQDCGAARFEFPDGTALTLAAALEFLSS from the coding sequence ATGCCAACCACAGCTCCTCCCGTTTCCCTGGCCTTGCCGCCGCTGGACCGCCGGCTCTCGCCCTACACCGGCCTGACCCGGGACCACTGGTGCGCCTACGCCGACTACCTGCTGCGCTCGGCCCACCGCCACGCCACCGATGACCACGCCAATCTCCACCTGCCCGGAGCCAACAGTTCTTACGGTCCCCGGAGCGACTCGCTTGAAGCCTTCGCCCGGACCTTCCTGCTGGCCTCCTTCCGCATCAAAGGGGATCCGGAAGGCACCGGCTGGATTGCGGAGTGGTATGCCCGGGGCCTGGACGCCGGAACCAACCCGGCAAACCAGGACCGCTGGCCCACGCCCGGCGAGCTCGGCCAGGCGAAGGTGGAGGCGGCGTCCCTGGCCGCTGGCCTGGCATTGACCCGGGAGGTCCTGTGGGACAAGCTCCCGCAACGGGTGCAGGAGCAGCTGATTGCCTGGTTCGAGACCGTGATCGGGGAAGAATATCCGCCCATCAACTGGGTCTGGTTCCAGATTGTGGTGGAAACCTTCCTGGCCTCCGTCGGCGGTAAGTATTCCGACGAGGACATCGACGCGGGCCTGGCCATCCATGACTCCCTTTACCGGCGTCACGGCTGGTTTGCGGACGGGCCCGAACGCGCCTACGACCACTACGTGGGCTGGGCCTTCCAGGTCTACCCGCAGCTGTGGGAGCTGATGGCGCCGGAGGATCCGCGGGTCAAGGCCAGGGCAAAGCTCGACGGCGACCGGCTGGCGGATTTCCTCGATGACGCCGTGCACCTGGTGGGAGCGAACGGCGCCCCGCTGATCCAGGGCCGGAGCCTCATCTACCGCTTCGCCGCCGCGGCCCCGTTCTGGGTGGGCGAACTCTCCGGCCACAGCCGCCTCAGCCCGGGCCTCAGCAGGCGGGCCGCCTCCGGAATCCTGGACTATTTCGTCAAGCGGGGCTCCATCACGGATGACGGGCTGCTCTCCATCGGCTTCCATGGTGAGTTTCCGGGGATGAAGCAGTCCTATTCGGGCGCCGGCTCACCCTACTGGGCGGCCAAGGGCATGCTGGGCCTTGCCCTGCCCGCCGACCATCCCGCCTGGACCGCCGTGGAGGAGCCGCTTCCGGTAGAAGTCAGTGACACCCACCGATTGCTGGCGGCACCTGGTTGGCAGGTGGACGGCACTGTTGCCGACGGCGTGGTCCGGATCCGCAACCACGGCACGGACCACGCCAACGCTGGAGTGGCGGTGGCCGATTCACCCCTCTACGCCCGGCTCGGCTACTCCACCTCCACCTTCCCGGACCTTGAGCCGGAGTCCCTGGACAACGCCGTCGTCCTGGTGGACGGCGACGGCAAGCCCACGCACCGGACGGGCTTTGAGTACCTCGGGCAGCAGGACCTGGACGGCGTGCTGGTGGGTGTTTCCCGCGGAACCGTGAACTGGATTGCCGTTGACCCCAACGCCGGGCCGGACCACGGCAGCGGCGCCAAGGGAACCGCGACGCCGGGACCGGAGGTGACAGTGGTATCGGCGACCCGCGGGGCGGCGGAGCTGCGGCTGGTCCGGGTGCGCGGCGCCGCGTCGGCACCGGCAGCCACACTCCGCATGGGCGGTTGGCCCGTGGACGCGGAATCTGGGATGGTCAGCGAGATACGTCCCGTGGCTGGCTTCAGCTCGCCCTTGGACGACGCCGGCACCTGGCGCCGGGACGAACCGCACCCCATGGGGGAGCAGCTGACCATTCCCTGGATTGGCACCTCAGGCGCGGCGCACGACGGCGACTATGCCGCCGTCGTGATCCTCGCCGGCGAGGGGAGCGCGGACACCCACGTTCGTTTTGTCCCGGCTGGGCAGGACTGCGGCGCGGCCCGGTTCGAATTCCCTGACGGCACCGCGCTCACCCTCGCCGCAGCGCTGGAGTTTTTGTCCAGCTAA
- a CDS encoding ThuA domain-containing protein has product MTAGQVPESASPGAAPQPTALLLSGVGRYGDPWHPFGETSAALAGLLREAGYDVDIPADVDAALAGLEAADESALPDLLVVNVGLPRDGQPSPGTPGAGAGLTRWLNSTRPLLASHVSSTSFVDLPAWEAGLGGRWVRGQSMHPEYGPAAIHILPGSGPLVAGIGDFKLPDERYSWLRTAPGITVHATHTHDGVEHPVMWSFERSASGLETAGRTFYDALGHDAASYGAAEHLELLRRALAWLTA; this is encoded by the coding sequence GTGACGGCGGGACAGGTGCCGGAATCCGCCTCACCCGGTGCGGCCCCGCAGCCGACAGCGCTGCTGCTCAGCGGCGTCGGCCGCTACGGCGACCCCTGGCATCCGTTCGGTGAGACTTCCGCGGCTTTGGCAGGCCTGCTGCGGGAGGCGGGTTACGACGTCGACATTCCCGCTGACGTGGACGCCGCCCTGGCGGGTCTTGAGGCCGCCGATGAATCCGCCTTGCCGGACCTCCTGGTGGTTAACGTTGGCCTGCCCCGTGATGGGCAGCCGTCCCCCGGTACCCCTGGCGCCGGAGCCGGGCTGACCCGCTGGCTCAATTCAACCCGTCCTTTGCTGGCCAGCCACGTCAGCTCCACCAGCTTTGTTGACCTGCCAGCGTGGGAAGCCGGGTTGGGCGGCCGGTGGGTGCGGGGCCAGTCCATGCATCCCGAGTATGGGCCGGCCGCCATTCACATCCTCCCCGGCTCCGGACCGCTCGTTGCCGGGATTGGCGACTTCAAGCTCCCGGATGAGCGGTACAGCTGGCTGCGGACCGCTCCGGGCATTACGGTCCATGCCACCCACACCCATGACGGCGTGGAGCACCCCGTGATGTGGTCCTTTGAGCGCTCTGCATCAGGCCTTGAGACGGCCGGCCGGACCTTCTACGACGCCCTGGGCCACGACGCTGCGTCCTACGGAGCGGCCGAACACCTCGAATTGCTCCGCCGCGCCCTGGCCTGGCTCACAGCCTGA
- a CDS encoding LacI family DNA-binding transcriptional regulator — protein MSPEQPHETAGKALFSLQRRERLMEELRAHGAITVRDIAAKLGVSELTIRRDVNLLADEGLVSRVHGGATLPSRLDRSAAAGRPQPHSYAIGMVVPSLDYYWPQVISGARAEAEEQNLRIMVRGSAYDAADNRRQVQALLDNQNVDGLIVAPDMTGDQGQELLRWLNALPIPVVLAERRSPIEIPAHRLEWVATDHAFGAGMAVRHLWQEGHRRIGCLTDSSSPTSPHVVRGWRQALAALKIPLEGSVHEDSAKQENGERAKHFDHVLELCEKTGTTAMLVHSDTQAVAFVQHCVDRGRSVPGDMAIVGYDDEVAYLAEPAISAVRPPKQYVGKVAVQLMAARLAEGRMRPVHRIELNPELILRESSIGAPRVPNADVLQESL, from the coding sequence ATGAGCCCTGAACAACCGCACGAAACAGCCGGCAAGGCCCTCTTTTCGCTCCAGCGGAGGGAACGGCTGATGGAGGAACTGCGGGCCCACGGCGCCATCACGGTCCGGGACATTGCCGCCAAACTGGGAGTCAGCGAGCTGACCATCCGGCGCGACGTCAACCTCCTGGCGGATGAAGGTCTGGTGTCCCGCGTCCATGGCGGAGCGACGCTGCCCAGCAGGCTGGACCGCTCAGCGGCGGCGGGCCGGCCCCAGCCGCACAGCTATGCCATCGGCATGGTGGTGCCGTCGCTGGACTACTACTGGCCGCAGGTCATCAGCGGGGCGCGCGCTGAGGCGGAGGAACAGAACCTGCGGATCATGGTGCGCGGTTCCGCCTATGACGCCGCGGACAACCGCCGGCAGGTGCAGGCGCTGCTGGACAACCAGAACGTGGACGGGCTGATCGTGGCGCCGGACATGACCGGGGACCAGGGCCAGGAGCTGTTGCGCTGGCTCAACGCACTGCCCATTCCGGTGGTGCTGGCAGAACGCCGGTCGCCGATCGAAATCCCCGCCCACCGGCTGGAGTGGGTGGCCACAGACCATGCGTTCGGCGCCGGCATGGCCGTCCGGCACCTGTGGCAGGAGGGGCACCGGCGGATCGGCTGCCTCACCGACTCCTCCAGTCCCACCAGCCCGCATGTGGTGCGCGGGTGGCGGCAGGCCCTCGCTGCCCTGAAGATCCCGCTGGAGGGATCCGTCCACGAGGACTCGGCCAAACAGGAGAACGGGGAACGCGCCAAGCACTTCGACCACGTCCTGGAACTGTGCGAAAAAACCGGGACCACCGCCATGCTGGTCCATTCCGACACCCAGGCGGTGGCTTTTGTGCAGCACTGCGTGGACCGGGGACGCTCGGTGCCCGGGGACATGGCCATTGTGGGGTACGACGACGAGGTGGCCTACCTCGCCGAGCCCGCCATCTCCGCCGTGCGGCCGCCCAAACAGTACGTGGGGAAGGTGGCAGTGCAGCTGATGGCGGCCCGCCTGGCCGAGGGCAGGATGCGGCCGGTGCACCGGATCGAGCTGAACCCGGAGTTGATCCTGCGCGAATCCTCCATTGGTGCGCCGCGCGTGCCCAACGCCGACGTGCTGCAGGAATCCCTGTGA
- a CDS encoding Gfo/Idh/MocA family protein, producing MEQQSSAQPAALPEAPPAQELRVGVVGIGWAGQQHLKAYKALDGVSIVSLAGMEQELRGSLQAEYSIPHAFADWKDMLEHGGLDAISVAVPTFLHAPIAVAALERGIHVLSEKPIARNAAEGEAMVDAARKAGRVLDVAFNHRRRGDIQALKGVIDDGGLGRPYYAKASWLRRSGIPTLGSWFTNPELAGGGPLADIGVHALDYALHLLGEPKVVAVSAATHSELGPQGRGGGKEYSALASSHAFDVEDFATAFLRLEGGGTLLIEASWATYRETDDLLDFTIYGTDGGAELKVQGAPFPPVGQLRVFTDKDGESADYVPPVLPGRAHDAVVEDFVTAVRGGEAVWGEHDGSLALYRAQIIDACYQSALEQKEVRL from the coding sequence ATCGAGCAGCAGTCCTCAGCGCAGCCCGCCGCTCTCCCGGAGGCACCTCCGGCGCAGGAGCTGCGGGTGGGCGTGGTCGGCATCGGCTGGGCCGGCCAGCAGCACCTGAAGGCCTATAAAGCCCTGGACGGCGTGAGCATCGTTTCGCTGGCCGGAATGGAGCAGGAACTCCGCGGCTCATTGCAGGCCGAATACTCCATTCCCCACGCCTTCGCGGACTGGAAAGACATGCTCGAGCACGGCGGCCTGGACGCCATCAGCGTGGCTGTACCTACCTTCCTGCACGCCCCCATCGCCGTCGCCGCTTTGGAACGCGGCATCCACGTGCTGAGCGAGAAGCCCATCGCGCGCAACGCCGCCGAAGGCGAGGCAATGGTGGATGCGGCACGCAAGGCCGGGCGCGTTTTGGACGTGGCCTTCAACCACCGCCGCCGTGGCGATATCCAGGCCCTCAAGGGTGTTATCGACGACGGCGGCCTGGGCCGCCCTTACTACGCCAAGGCCTCCTGGCTGCGCCGCTCCGGCATCCCCACCCTGGGCAGCTGGTTCACCAACCCGGAACTCGCCGGCGGCGGACCGCTGGCGGACATCGGCGTCCACGCGCTGGACTACGCGCTGCACCTGCTCGGCGAACCGAAGGTGGTGGCGGTCTCGGCAGCCACCCACTCCGAGCTGGGCCCGCAGGGGCGCGGGGGTGGAAAAGAGTACTCGGCCCTCGCCTCCAGCCACGCCTTCGACGTCGAAGACTTCGCCACGGCGTTCCTCCGGCTTGAGGGCGGCGGAACCCTGCTGATCGAGGCAAGCTGGGCCACCTACCGGGAAACGGACGACCTCCTGGACTTCACGATTTACGGAACCGACGGCGGCGCCGAGCTGAAGGTGCAGGGCGCGCCCTTCCCGCCCGTCGGCCAGCTACGGGTGTTCACGGACAAGGACGGCGAAAGCGCCGATTACGTCCCGCCGGTTCTGCCGGGCCGCGCCCATGATGCAGTGGTGGAAGACTTCGTCACGGCGGTGCGCGGCGGCGAGGCGGTCTGGGGCGAACATGACGGCTCCCTGGCTCTTTACCGGGCACAGATCATCGACGCGTGCTACCAGTCAGCGCTGGAGCAGAAGGAGGTTCGACTCTAA
- a CDS encoding ThuA domain-containing protein: protein MNEKLRIRVWNEGVHEAINEPSHIGEIYPDGIHGAIAAGLRSYYPEADITTAVLATDDEHGLDEEVLAETDVLLWWGHMAHHEVSDAVVERVHRHVLGGMGLIVLHSGHFAKVFTRLLGTSCSLAWRNDGERELVWTVKPSHPIAEGVDSPIVIPEQEMYGELFDIPDPDDLIFISSFAGGEVFRSGVTFTRGKGRIFYFSPGDQEYPVYHHPQIQQVLANGVKWAAQPGLHRAAPEVTNPTREWFAGA from the coding sequence ATGAACGAAAAACTGCGGATCCGGGTGTGGAACGAGGGCGTCCACGAGGCCATCAACGAGCCGTCCCACATCGGCGAGATCTACCCTGACGGCATCCACGGCGCCATCGCCGCGGGCCTTCGCTCCTACTACCCCGAGGCGGACATTACGACGGCGGTCCTCGCCACGGACGATGAGCACGGCCTGGACGAGGAGGTGCTCGCCGAGACGGACGTCCTGCTCTGGTGGGGACACATGGCCCACCACGAGGTAAGCGACGCCGTCGTCGAACGCGTCCACCGGCATGTCCTGGGCGGCATGGGGCTGATCGTGCTCCACTCGGGGCACTTCGCCAAGGTCTTCACCAGGCTGCTGGGCACCAGCTGCTCGCTGGCGTGGCGGAACGACGGCGAGCGTGAGCTGGTGTGGACCGTCAAGCCCTCGCACCCCATCGCCGAAGGCGTGGACAGCCCCATCGTGATCCCCGAGCAGGAGATGTACGGGGAGCTGTTCGACATCCCGGACCCGGACGACCTGATCTTCATCAGCTCCTTCGCCGGCGGCGAGGTGTTCCGCTCCGGCGTCACCTTCACCCGGGGCAAGGGCCGCATCTTCTACTTCAGCCCCGGCGACCAGGAGTACCCGGTGTACCACCACCCGCAGATCCAGCAGGTCCTGGCCAACGGTGTGAAGTGGGCCGCCCAGCCCGGACTGCACCGCGCGGCCCCGGAAGTCACCAACCCGACGAGGGAGTGGTTCGCGGGAGCCTAG